The following proteins are co-located in the Microbacterium sp. Clip185 genome:
- a CDS encoding DUF4229 domain-containing protein: MKARPAIVYSVLRVLAFLVPFAILMLLPVFQELYWLAAIFAALIGLSLSILFLRRPLAEATADLGKPREPRRPFGADDAEAEDAASGD, from the coding sequence GTGAAGGCCCGTCCCGCGATCGTCTATTCCGTGCTGCGCGTTCTCGCGTTCCTCGTGCCGTTCGCGATCCTCATGCTCTTGCCCGTCTTCCAGGAGCTGTACTGGCTCGCGGCCATCTTCGCCGCTCTGATCGGGCTGAGCCTGTCCATCCTCTTCCTGCGCCGGCCCCTCGCCGAGGCGACGGCCGATCTCGGCAAGCCGCGCGAGCCTCGCCGCCCCTTCGGTGCCGACGACGCGGAAGCAGAAGACGCCGCATCCGGCGACTGA
- a CDS encoding o-succinylbenzoate synthase: MTPTLADIRSNLHVVALPLRTRFRGIDVREALLFEGPAGWAEFSPFTEYRDDEAATWLAAAIDFAWNPQPDAVRTRIPVNATVPAVAAADVAEVLSHFDGCRTAKVKVAEAGQTLADDIARVAAVREAMGPAGRIRIDANGGWNVDEAEHALRGLAEYDLEYAEQPCASVAELAELRWRVHRSGIDIAADESVRKAADPLHVAREQAADLLIVKAAPLGGVRRALRIVGDAGLPAVVSSALDTSVGLGMGLALAAALPELDYDCGLGTASLLAADVTAEPLHADGGAIEVRRAVPDADLLRASAADPDRRRWWEDRLERCYRLVSESGLTPSP, translated from the coding sequence GTGACTCCCACGCTCGCCGACATCCGCTCGAACCTCCACGTCGTCGCCCTTCCGCTGCGCACCCGCTTCCGCGGCATCGACGTGCGCGAGGCGCTCCTGTTCGAGGGTCCCGCCGGCTGGGCGGAGTTCTCGCCCTTCACCGAGTACCGCGACGACGAGGCGGCGACCTGGCTGGCCGCCGCGATCGACTTCGCCTGGAATCCGCAGCCGGATGCGGTGCGCACCCGCATCCCGGTCAACGCCACCGTGCCCGCCGTCGCCGCCGCCGACGTGGCGGAGGTGCTCAGCCACTTCGACGGCTGCCGCACCGCGAAGGTGAAGGTCGCCGAAGCCGGACAGACCCTGGCCGACGACATCGCACGGGTCGCCGCGGTGCGCGAGGCGATGGGGCCGGCCGGCCGCATCCGCATCGACGCGAACGGCGGATGGAACGTCGATGAGGCGGAGCACGCCTTGCGCGGGCTCGCCGAATACGACCTCGAGTACGCGGAACAGCCGTGCGCGAGCGTTGCCGAGCTCGCCGAGCTCCGCTGGCGTGTGCACCGCTCCGGCATCGACATCGCGGCCGACGAGAGCGTGCGCAAGGCTGCCGATCCGCTGCACGTCGCCCGCGAGCAAGCGGCCGATCTGCTGATCGTGAAGGCCGCGCCGCTCGGCGGTGTGCGCCGGGCGCTGCGGATCGTCGGGGATGCGGGACTGCCCGCCGTCGTCTCGAGCGCCCTGGACACCTCGGTGGGTCTCGGAATGGGGCTCGCGCTGGCCGCGGCGCTGCCCGAGCTGGACTACGACTGCGGGTTGGGAACAGCGTCGCTGCTGGCCGCCGACGTGACCGCCGAGCCGTTGCATGCCGACGGCGGCGCGATCGAGGTGCGACGTGCGGTGCCGGATGCGGACCTGTTGCGCGCCTCTGCCGCCGATCCCGACCGCCGCCGTTGGTGGGAGGACCGGCTCGAGCGGTGCTACCGGCTGGTGAGCGAGTCCGGACTCACTCCGAGTCCGTGA
- a CDS encoding AMP-binding protein — protein sequence MTARAPSAPGARGVLGAVRAALEGAGPAVHLGGTAPVSVPPGVAAVVTTSGSTGYPKDVLLSRSALIASASATAARIGEGAWLLALPATYVAGLQVLVRSLLAGHEPAILEGHFSVEGFIAASRGMASAAHGARTPTYTSLVPAQVNQLIAAADAPEVRAALASFEAILVGGQALPDAVRERAASLGARIVRTYGASETSGGCVYDGVPLDGVHVRIADGEVQLSGPMLAEGYRDDPARTAAVFVRDDEGRRWYRTGDAGSFDDGRLRITGRLDNVIVSGGINVSLDRVERVVRALPGFADAVVVGASHERWGETPVVVVPGVDAAASARLDEVRAAVGADLGAPARPDRIEVVSSVPLLSSGKPDRRALRALVER from the coding sequence CTGACCGCCAGAGCTCCGTCGGCGCCCGGCGCCCGCGGGGTGCTGGGGGCGGTGCGCGCGGCTCTCGAAGGCGCGGGCCCCGCCGTTCACCTCGGCGGCACGGCTCCCGTGTCGGTGCCGCCGGGGGTGGCAGCGGTCGTCACGACCTCGGGGTCGACCGGCTACCCGAAGGACGTGCTGCTCAGCCGCAGCGCGCTCATCGCGAGTGCGAGCGCCACGGCTGCGCGGATCGGCGAGGGCGCCTGGCTGCTGGCGCTGCCGGCGACCTACGTGGCAGGCCTGCAGGTGCTCGTACGTTCACTGCTGGCGGGCCACGAACCGGCGATCCTGGAGGGCCACTTCTCGGTCGAGGGCTTCATCGCCGCCTCGCGGGGCATGGCCTCGGCCGCGCACGGCGCACGCACGCCGACCTACACCTCTCTCGTCCCCGCGCAGGTGAACCAGCTGATCGCCGCCGCTGACGCGCCGGAGGTGCGTGCGGCCCTCGCCTCGTTCGAGGCGATCCTCGTCGGCGGGCAGGCGCTCCCTGACGCTGTGCGTGAGCGGGCCGCATCCCTCGGTGCGCGCATCGTGCGCACCTACGGGGCGAGCGAGACGAGCGGCGGATGCGTGTACGACGGCGTGCCGCTGGACGGGGTGCACGTGCGGATCGCCGACGGCGAGGTGCAGCTGTCGGGGCCGATGCTGGCCGAGGGCTACCGCGACGACCCTGCGCGCACAGCCGCCGTGTTCGTGCGCGACGACGAAGGGCGGCGCTGGTACCGCACGGGCGACGCCGGCTCGTTCGACGACGGACGCCTGCGGATCACCGGTCGCCTCGACAACGTGATCGTCTCGGGTGGCATCAATGTGTCGCTCGATCGGGTGGAGCGCGTCGTGCGCGCACTTCCCGGGTTCGCGGACGCGGTCGTCGTGGGTGCGTCGCACGAACGGTGGGGGGAGACACCCGTGGTCGTCGTGCCGGGAGTGGATGCGGCCGCATCCGCTCGCCTCGACGAGGTGCGGGCTGCGGTCGGCGCCGACCTCGGAGCGCCGGCACGCCCCGATCGCATCGAGGTGGTCTCGAGCGTGCCATTGCTTTCCAGCGGCAAGCCGGACCGCCGAGCACTGCGGGCGCTCGTCGAGCGCTGA
- a CDS encoding 1,4-dihydroxy-2-naphthoate polyprenyltransferase, with amino-acid sequence MASKTRKKRPGVSGNPQKARAQVGPRPAQRAGVGDWIEGARLRTLPLAVSPVLLGTGAALVIDNALHWLLALGCLAVAVLLQIGVNFANDYSDGVRGTDDFRVGPARLTGAGKAKPRTVLIVALTFFALAALAGLALTIRTQQWWFLAVGAVCIVGAWFYTGGKRPYGYAGLGEVVVFVFFGLVATLGTTWVQVQVLPQEAWFGAVAAGLFACAVLLANNLRDIVPDRKAGKKTLSVRIGKRATQVLFSVIVLVPFAISIFLALFYPPAWLTLLVLLLVLPAILIVWTYREPKELVVALSLTSLGSLAYAALVFWALHG; translated from the coding sequence GTGGCCAGTAAGACGAGGAAGAAGCGACCCGGCGTCTCGGGCAACCCCCAGAAGGCGCGCGCGCAGGTCGGTCCGCGCCCTGCGCAGCGCGCGGGCGTGGGGGATTGGATCGAAGGCGCACGGCTCCGCACGCTTCCGCTCGCCGTATCGCCGGTGCTGCTGGGCACGGGCGCGGCGCTCGTCATCGACAACGCCCTGCACTGGCTGCTCGCCCTCGGCTGCCTGGCCGTCGCCGTGCTCCTGCAGATCGGTGTGAACTTCGCCAATGACTACAGCGACGGCGTTCGCGGCACGGACGACTTCCGTGTCGGGCCCGCTCGTCTGACGGGCGCCGGCAAGGCGAAGCCGCGCACGGTGCTGATCGTCGCCCTCACCTTCTTCGCGTTGGCCGCGCTCGCGGGACTCGCCCTCACCATCCGCACACAGCAGTGGTGGTTCCTCGCCGTGGGCGCCGTGTGCATCGTCGGAGCGTGGTTCTACACCGGAGGCAAGCGCCCCTACGGCTACGCGGGCCTCGGCGAGGTCGTCGTCTTCGTGTTCTTCGGTCTCGTTGCGACCCTCGGAACGACCTGGGTCCAGGTGCAGGTCCTGCCGCAGGAGGCCTGGTTCGGCGCGGTCGCTGCGGGTCTGTTCGCCTGCGCCGTGCTGCTGGCCAACAACCTGCGCGACATCGTGCCCGACAGGAAGGCCGGCAAGAAGACGCTGAGCGTGCGGATCGGCAAGCGGGCGACGCAGGTGCTGTTCAGCGTGATCGTGCTCGTGCCTTTCGCGATCTCGATCTTCCTGGCGTTGTTCTACCCGCCCGCGTGGCTCACCCTGCTCGTGCTGCTGCTGGTGCTTCCCGCCATCCTCATCGTGTGGACGTACCGCGAGCCGAAGGAGCTGGTGGTCGCGCTGAGTCTCACCTCGCTCGGCTCGCTCGCGTACGCGGCGCTCGTGTTCTGGGCGCTTCACGGCTGA
- a CDS encoding 1,4-dihydroxy-2-naphthoyl-CoA synthase produces the protein MSVSELFDPAEWELAPGADSYTDITAHVSRDGRIARIAFDRPEVRNAFRPHTVDELYRALDAARQNPRIGVVLLTGNGPSPKDGGWAFCSGGDQRIRGRDGYKYSDDQATVADPARAGRLHILEVQRLIRFMPKVVIAVIPGWAAGGGHSLHIVADLSIASAEHGRFKQTDADVGSFDAGYGSAYMARQVGQKIAREVFFLAEEYSAQRAYEMGAVNRVVPHAELEREAIAMARTILTKSPTAIRMLKFAFNAVDDGLVGQQVFAGEATRLAYGTDEAVEGRDAFLEKREPDWSPYPWHY, from the coding sequence GTGAGCGTTTCTGAACTCTTCGACCCGGCCGAGTGGGAACTCGCCCCGGGTGCCGATTCCTACACCGACATCACGGCGCACGTATCGCGCGACGGCCGCATCGCGCGCATCGCGTTCGACCGCCCCGAGGTGCGAAACGCTTTCCGCCCGCACACGGTGGACGAGCTCTACCGCGCGCTGGATGCGGCCCGCCAGAACCCGCGCATCGGGGTCGTCCTGCTCACCGGCAACGGCCCGAGTCCGAAGGACGGCGGGTGGGCCTTCTGCTCCGGCGGCGACCAGCGCATCCGCGGCCGCGACGGCTACAAGTACTCCGACGACCAGGCGACGGTGGCGGATCCCGCTCGGGCGGGGCGCCTGCACATCCTCGAGGTGCAGCGCCTGATCCGCTTCATGCCGAAGGTCGTCATCGCCGTGATCCCCGGCTGGGCGGCCGGGGGCGGCCATTCGCTGCACATCGTCGCCGATCTGTCGATCGCCTCGGCGGAGCACGGTCGGTTCAAGCAGACGGATGCGGATGTGGGCTCCTTCGACGCGGGATACGGCTCGGCGTACATGGCCCGTCAGGTCGGCCAGAAGATCGCGCGTGAGGTGTTCTTCCTGGCGGAGGAGTACTCGGCTCAGCGCGCGTACGAGATGGGTGCGGTCAACCGTGTCGTCCCGCATGCCGAGCTCGAGCGGGAGGCCATCGCGATGGCGCGCACGATCCTCACGAAGTCGCCCACGGCGATCCGGATGCTGAAGTTCGCCTTCAACGCCGTCGACGACGGGCTCGTGGGGCAACAGGTGTTCGCCGGCGAGGCGACCCGCCTGGCCTACGGCACAGATGAGGCGGTCGAGGGTCGGGACGCGTTCCTCGAGAAGCGTGAGCCGGACTGGTCGCCCTACCCGTGGCACTACTGA
- a CDS encoding GNAT family N-acetyltransferase, which yields MVFVADTDPARLDRAWIWRMLSSEVYWHRWRSREQIEQQIDGAWRVVGVYDDVSGAQVGFARAVSDGVNDAYLADVVVDPSARGAGAGKLLVRTMIDEGPGAEFRWTLFTADAHELYRQFGFDTPDASAMVRPGSRQVRES from the coding sequence ATGGTCTTCGTCGCGGACACCGATCCGGCTCGCCTCGACCGCGCCTGGATCTGGCGGATGCTCTCGAGCGAGGTGTACTGGCATCGGTGGCGTTCGCGGGAGCAGATCGAGCAGCAGATCGATGGGGCCTGGCGCGTCGTGGGCGTCTACGACGACGTCTCCGGTGCGCAGGTGGGCTTCGCGCGCGCGGTGTCGGACGGCGTCAACGACGCCTATCTCGCCGACGTCGTGGTGGACCCGTCCGCGCGCGGGGCGGGCGCAGGCAAGCTTCTCGTACGCACCATGATCGACGAGGGTCCCGGTGCCGAGTTCCGCTGGACCCTCTTCACCGCCGACGCGCACGAGCTGTACCGGCAGTTCGGCTTCGACACCCCCGATGCGAGCGCCATGGTCAGGCCCGGCTCGCGTCAGGTGCGCGAGAGCTGA
- a CDS encoding LLM class F420-dependent oxidoreductase: MPLLDTPVRLGLQLQPQHAAYSDIRDAVVRFEDMGVDILFNWDHFYPLHGDPDGAHFESWTMLAAWAEQTERVEFGALVNCNSYRNPDLQADMARTIDHISAKGGEGRFIFGTGSGWFQRDYDEYGYEFGTAGSRLNDLADGLARVTTRWGKLNPAPTRRIPILIGGAGEQKTLRLVARHADIWHSFVAPEDIAHKVGVIERWAETEGRDVSNLVISNELKDRDEEYADALFAAGVRTFTLGLNGPDYDPEIARRWLRWRDAKNG, translated from the coding sequence ATGCCTCTTCTCGATACTCCGGTCCGTCTCGGGCTCCAGCTCCAGCCGCAGCACGCCGCCTACTCCGACATCCGCGACGCCGTCGTGCGGTTCGAGGACATGGGCGTGGACATCCTCTTCAACTGGGATCACTTCTATCCGCTGCACGGCGACCCTGACGGTGCACACTTCGAGTCCTGGACCATGCTCGCCGCGTGGGCGGAGCAGACCGAGCGCGTCGAGTTCGGCGCCCTCGTGAACTGCAACAGCTACCGCAACCCCGACCTGCAGGCGGACATGGCCCGCACGATCGACCACATCAGCGCCAAGGGGGGCGAGGGGCGGTTCATCTTCGGCACGGGGTCGGGCTGGTTCCAGCGCGACTACGACGAGTACGGCTACGAGTTCGGCACCGCGGGCTCGCGTCTGAACGACCTCGCCGACGGCCTCGCGCGCGTGACCACTCGATGGGGCAAGCTGAACCCGGCGCCGACCCGCCGCATCCCGATCCTGATCGGCGGCGCGGGGGAGCAGAAGACGCTGCGTCTGGTCGCACGCCACGCCGACATCTGGCACAGCTTCGTCGCGCCCGAGGACATCGCCCACAAGGTCGGCGTGATCGAGAGGTGGGCCGAGACGGAGGGCCGCGATGTGTCGAACCTCGTGATCTCGAACGAGCTCAAGGACCGCGACGAGGAGTACGCAGACGCGCTGTTCGCCGCGGGCGTGCGCACCTTCACGCTGGGACTCAACGGCCCCGACTACGACCCGGAGATCGCTCGCCGCTGGCTGCGCTGGCGCGACGCGAAGAACGGCTGA
- a CDS encoding TetR/AcrR family transcriptional regulator, with the protein MTQPAVPRSRENTRARLLAAASEVFAELGLEGASVEAICERAGFTRGAFYSNFASKEELLLGLMQQVADQKLEQVTERVRELGEDTSVERNVAELVTSVLDVGTDVPSGVVLMSEIRTNAMRDERLAEAYLAWEAAMAERVAQIIGDIAGAYRLRLRIPAIEFARLILDVWDATCAFAVISGLAPPAAKDLLTQRTATLAAAVTDSE; encoded by the coding sequence GTGACGCAACCGGCCGTGCCCCGAAGTCGGGAGAACACACGCGCGCGGCTTCTCGCCGCCGCGTCCGAGGTCTTCGCCGAACTGGGCCTGGAAGGCGCATCCGTCGAGGCGATCTGCGAGCGTGCGGGCTTCACGCGCGGCGCCTTCTACTCCAACTTCGCCTCCAAAGAGGAGCTGCTGCTCGGGCTGATGCAGCAGGTCGCCGATCAGAAGCTGGAGCAGGTGACGGAGCGAGTGCGCGAGCTCGGCGAGGACACCTCGGTCGAGCGCAATGTCGCCGAGCTCGTTACGAGCGTTCTCGATGTCGGAACCGATGTGCCCTCGGGTGTCGTGCTGATGAGCGAGATCCGCACGAACGCGATGCGCGACGAGCGGCTCGCCGAGGCCTACCTCGCCTGGGAGGCCGCCATGGCGGAGCGGGTCGCGCAGATCATCGGCGATATCGCGGGTGCCTACCGGCTGCGCCTGCGCATCCCCGCGATCGAGTTCGCACGCCTCATCCTCGACGTGTGGGACGCCACCTGTGCCTTCGCGGTGATCTCGGGCCTCGCGCCCCCGGCCGCCAAGGATCTGCTGACCCAGCGCACGGCGACGCTGGCGGCGGCGGTCACGGACTCGGAGTGA